The Ranitomeya imitator isolate aRanImi1 chromosome 6, aRanImi1.pri, whole genome shotgun sequence genome window below encodes:
- the LOC138641517 gene encoding ferritin light chain, oocyte isoform-like — MSSQIRQNYHQDSEAGVNRTVNLVLQASYTYQSIGFFFDRDDVALAKFSKFFREQSEEKREQAEKLLKFQNKRGGRIVLQDIKKPEADWGNGTNAMEHALKLEKGVNQALLDLHKIASTHADPHMRDFLEDEYLEKEVELMKKLGDHITNLKRVKAAEVGMGEYLFDKLTLDD; from the exons atgagCTCCCAGATCCGCCAGAACTACCATCAGGACAGCGAGGCTGGAGTCAACCGCACCGTCAACCTGGTGCTTCAGGCTTCCTACACCTACCAGTCCATA ggatTCTTTTTTGACAGGGATGATGTGGCATTGGCCAAGTTCTCCAAATTCTTCCGTGAGCAGTCTGAGGAAAAGCGAGAACAGGCCGAGAAGCTTCTGAAGTTCCAGAACAAACGTGGAGGACGGATTGTTCTTCAGGATATCAAG AAACCGGAGGCTGATTGGGGCAATGGCACCAATGCTATGGAACATGCCCTGAAACTTGAAAAGGGCGTAAACCAGGCTCTGCTGGACCTTCACAAGATCGCTAGTACCCACGCGGACCCTCAT ATGCGTGACTTCCTTGAGGATGAATATCTGGAGAAGGAAGTGGAGTTGATGAAGAAACTGGGAGATCACATTACTAACCTGAAGCGTGTGAAGGCAGCGGAAGTTGGCATGGGAGAATATCTGTTTGACAAGCTGACCTTGGATGACTAA